Genomic DNA from Solanum pennellii chromosome 3, SPENNV200:
CGTATGAAGTATTGACTTATCAAAAGCACATAAAAGTTACTTTGTAGAAAAAGTAGTGAAGTGGATCCAATTATCTTTTTGGTCATAAAAGTgacaattcatttttttatttggcaGGTGGGAGTAAACTAGGACGATGTCTTTCTAATGGCTGCTCAATTGCTCAAAGAGAAAAGTTGTCACTATGTCATTTGGCTGAGTGGAAAAGATTTttatatatcatcatcaataaaaacTGTAAAATTGTAGCATCATAAATGAAGTTTGTGTAGTCAAGGAGAAAAAGAGAATACAGAACCCTGGACCAAGATGTAACTCAAGAATTTTCTTAAAAGTATATAACAATATAGTATGTTGGGTTATGTTATATGAATTTTCACTTCTCATAGCGCGCTATTTTAGCTAGGCTTAGCACAGTACAGACTAGTGAAAAGAAAATGTTGTTAGTAATATTGGAATATATGTCGTTGCAGACAATTTAAGATGGAATATATGTCGTTGCTTTGAGGGTGCAAGTCATCCCATGAAATGAACTCATGTGTTACTCCATTCAATTGAATCAAACTACAACCAGCACTCTTCTTGATCTTTACGCGGTCTCTTTTTCTCCTTATATCGACCAAGTCATCCCAACGGCCAGCATCTGCAAAGACATTTGCCAAGATTGAATAAACACCGCCATCTCCAGGTTTCACCTCCATTACATTTTCAGCAGCTTTCACTGCTAGCTCGACGTGCCCATGTGTCCTACACCCACCAAGTAAACCACCCCAGACAAACACATCACCAGCCATTGGCATTGCCTCTATCATCCCCATAGCTTCTTTAATCAACCCTGCACGTGCCAGCAGATCCGCCATGCACCCATAATGTTTTAGTTCTCGAGGAACACCATAAACCCCTTCCATTTCTTCGAAGAACCTTCTAGCTTCATGAATAAGACCCCCATGGTTACACCCCACCAACAACGCCAAAAAAGTCACCCCATCAGGCTGAACACCAGTCTCCACCATTCTTGAGAAGTAATCAAATAGTAACTGGCCATAGCCATGCATCGCCAATCCAACTAGCATAGCATTCCAACTAAACACTTTTTTGTCCTTGCTCATCTCAAATAACTCTCTAGCAATGTCAATGCAGCCGCATTTGGCATATAGATCAACCAAGCCAGTACACAAATACGAATCTATAGCAATCCTTTTCCTTTTAATATAATCATGTATCGTCTTCCCCTTCTCGAGTTCCCCCATCTGTGCACAAGCTGAGAGAGCAGAAACCAACGCAACGTTATCAACTTTCACATTCAACATAACCATTTGATCAAATAGCTCAATGGCATTTCTACACTGGTTCATTTTTGCATACCCAGCCAAAAGTGTGCCATAAGAAACTGCATCTCTCACAGGCATTTCATTAAACACTTCCCTGGCTTCCCGAATCTCACCAGCCTTAACATACCCATCAATAATCAAATTATAAGAAACAACATCTCTGTCACAACTTTCATCAAACACTTTACGTGCATCACCAATACTACCACTAATGGTATACACATGAACAAGATTGTTACACACAAACGCGTCAACTAAAAAGCCAAACTTCAACGCTTGTGAATGAAGGGTCTTACCCAGAAGCAGAGAATTCAGTAACCCACTAGCTTTAAGAACAAAAGGGAAAGTGTGGGAATCTGGCGGAACTGAATTTCTCCGCATTTTGATGAAGTAAAAGAAGGAAGCATTAGGAGAAGAGAGAAGGGTGTGAGCTCGAATGATGGTGTTGTAACAGAAAGTTGATGGGTTGTGAATAAGATTGAAAATGGCGGATGGATAGCGAGTGGTGGGTTGTGAaggaagagaagagagaagggaAGTGAAGGAATGAAGGATTTGAGTGAGTATAAAAGTGGAATTGAAAGAGAAGAGGAAGCCATTGGTAACAGATTGAGCATGAACTTGATAAATTTGTGAAATCGTCTTGCATTGATGCTTCAGTGTAAAAATCAAGAAGGATGTTGATTGCTTGCAACTTATTTGAACCATAGAAGAAGTTGTTGTTCATTGTGGTTCATCAAAACCACCATAACAAGCCTAGTTGTGACAGTGAAGAGGGAAAACGATAACAAAAACTCGTGGACGGCAGGATTCGAACCTGCGCGGGCAAAGCCCACATGATTTCTAGTCATGCCCGATAACCACTCCGGCACGTCCACCTACGTGGTTTAACGATTGGGTGTATCGACtaatttctaaaaaagaaatttctcaTGAACATgccttaaaaaataatttattttgctattttaaattataaagttCTTCTATATTGCAAAAATAAAGATTAACAGTGATATAATagttaatacaaaagaaaagtaATTAGGTTTTTCAGTTTTTGGTTTTTACGATTTTAAGATTAACAGTATATAATATATTGTGGGGAAAAATTTAGATGAGGATAATATATCAAAGATAAAAGTGTAAGTATGGTAACTCGTAATAAATTAAGGATTTATCTATTGAATAATTCGCTCCTATATCAATAAGTCGTTAGTTATAAAATTCCAACTAATTCACCgactatatattaaattttatgctCTTAAAACATATTTAGTCGATAACAATATGTAAGTGTTTGTCCAAAGGCAATAATCAAAGTAATTGCatgaaaaaacattttcaaacaaaGGCTAACGATAGCCCTTGGTCCTATTCTTAGCCGCCAGCTCCAAATTACAAGGAGCAAACATCTCAATAATCCCAAAATGGTTAGGGCAGATCTAGAGTGTTGTGTTTTGCGAGTAGATTCACGTGAAtcagtaattaaatatttatctatAAATTTCAATTACTATTATAAATTGGCCTCGAAAAAAAGCTCAATCAACCAACTCAAGACAGCTACATAATCCCTTTTAGGTGCATTTGTTTATGAATAATTTCACTATCAAAAGGAACATTATGATGGAAAATGACAAGTATTATACACTTTCCACATTTAGGTCCTTTTTTACTGGGATAATGTCTCCTTCCCCATTCCCCCACTTAATAATGCTTTCAATCTCCACAAAGATTCCTTAGAATCATTTGTAATTTAATAATGTTTGGATACTAAAAGTGGACggttcaaaataattatactcTATCAAGGGAAAGCCAATCTGCATCATATTCTACTTTTAGTAGCTAAACTGAGTCCTCTGTTTTCTTCTTTCAGCTTCCTTATAATAATTagtactatttatttttttcgacACGAGATAGCTCGCGGTCACTATAATCTCTGCCAAAGTGTCTATTCTGTGGTTACTTTGTGATGAGCATTGAATAAATTCTCTACTGTAAATCACATAAGAGATGTAAACGACAAGCCCTATGCGACCTGTCTGACTCAAAGACATTTGAGAAAAACCCCGAATTATCGGCGTGATAACCATTTTTCAAACCAACCGAcagaataatatttatattttttaatgtttgtggacctgttaaaatgtttttttaagttttaccCCATCACTTTCCACTTGTCAAGCTAACTTTAGTTCTTCTTCATTCCACTATAATGATTTCTCTATGTCTCTCCCCCCCCCGGGGTCCCTTTCTTCACATGGAGGGTGAATAGATTTCGTTGTTTTTATTGATCTAATTCTGATTTTAGCTAAACTTAGCGGTGGAATCGAGATTTTTATTAGTACTTTGTTTGGATAGTTGTTAtcaattttattgtattatattgttagtttaaatagtatatttattttgataattatttaaaatttattatatcatatcgttgaatttatcattatataacaatgaaaaatttcattttatgtaATATTGATTTAGTATAATTGCATCGTTATCTTatcttttctctttcatttgactTTTGCTTTTATctagtaattatattttatcttatactTTATCCTTTTATAATAACTTCATCTTGATCTCTgtcttatttaataaattattaatgtgTGATATGTAATGACAGAGAATAATAGTATAATTTATCCAAATGTTATATTCACTAATGTAATATTGTACAATACAATACtgcattatgaaaaaaatatgtacaaTAATCCAAACAAGAAATACAAAGATAAATCTAAACATATGAAGAAACAAAGCGAATTTACCATATGATATATGTATcccaataaataattttaacctTATATATTTAGTAGGATTTTTTCGACTAAGGGGTTCGATCGAGTGCCCTAGCTCCCCTCATGAGCAACtttaacattaaaaatttatatagcTAATATCAACTTATCTAGGATTGATACATAATTGTTGTGGTTATCTAAATGTTATGAAAGAGGGAATATAAATATCCTTAGTGGTGGATAAGCAGGAGGGCCtaatacaaaaagaatattattaggATGGGGGACCATAAAGATTTGTTcttgtctaattttttttttaagaccTAGGGTAGTACAGATAATATAGTGGACAAATCCTAGGCCTTCAAGATTGTTATATATAACAGGACTTGCATGAAACAAGATAAAACAGCAACTCAACTCCTATTAGTTGTGAAGCACAAGAAGATgtggagaaagaaaaaaaagaaggatgTTGATGTACTACTCGAGGAAATGGCGATCACTAGGTCACACCCTTTGGTGCATCTGATGTGAGTCGATACTAAGGCGCGATCCGCGAAAAAACAGGCAAGTCATATAGGCAAAGGGAAGGCAACGCCTTTCTTCCAGATTTTAATTCCTCTTTTTTTCTcctattgtattttcatattgtATTACTTTCCATCATGGATAAGTTGGGGTTTTTCAAGTTTCATATGTATAATGATGTTTTAAGTCTTTTAGCTTTGGATTGAACTACTGTTCAAACAAATACCTTGTATTGTGTTTCTTTTCAAGTAATATTGCCCTATTCTTACTTTCCTATTTTATCCGATGTGTTCCGTGATCTATTTATCAGCCATGATTTTCAATAAGAGGATACTGGTCAAAtgattatacaaaataaatattcatctGGGATTCAAAATATGTGATATATATCATGTAATTTAAAAACGAAGAAGTACCGATCGACTCTCTTTGGACAGGATACGTCAACGTGCTTTTGATGATAAATGATTCATGACGATGAAACAAGCCAGACTTGGAAAGAAGTTAAACAACTCATccacaaatattaaatactaataaCATATAGGAGTATGTGTCACGCATGACGCATTGATGAATAAcaacatattaattattgtatgatttgagaaatctaatataaaattgaagaagttGCCAAAAATATAAGTATTTAGTCGAAGTTAAAACAATGAAATGGTGCAAAATGAGATTGAATATtcatttagtaaaaaaaaatggtaAGGTGTGTGTATGCAAATTAGCATTAATTTACAGAGGATATTCCTATAACTGGGACAGAAATCTCCAAATGAAGATGACTGTTGAAGAAAACTCTCCTAAAAATTTCTTCAACATCCAATGGGGGCAACAAATCATGCAATGGGGGTAAGAATCTGAGTATATGATTTTGAAAACCATATCACAAATAAGACTAataacctaattcattttcACCGTTATCGTCCCTTAGCATCAGCTGATTAACCTCAAATGTGGAACAACCATCCAAGATTATGTACCATCTATTTGAGATCTAGATTCTTTTTCATGTATTCATAAACGATATAAGTAATGCTTGCTGCTGGCACTACTTTTAGAAGATTCGGAAAGAGACCTTTGTAGAAGCCCCTGGGACCTTCATGCTGAAGTGTTCTCCGGAACACATCAGACATTCCACTGTAAGCAGCCTCAGTATTTGTAGGTTGAGCTTGCATTCTAGCAGGAATTGAGATCGAGTGTGAAAAGAAAGACAAGTTGCATTGTAAAGGTTTATCCAAATCTAGAAAACCAAGTGCAGTCAAACATGAAGATTTACCTCGTTCTTATAACCTGCAAAGGATAAACACACGTTGCTCCAAGTGCTCCGGAAATTGTTCCACAACCAAGTTGCACAAGAGCACCAGGTTCTGCATATTAACACAATTGTTAGAAAAATGCTAATTTCACTTCATCAGAGATGAGTTGGTTAGCAGTTGAAGAGTTACAAGCTGTACCTCTATCCTGAAGAATATAAGTCCTAGACAAATCCTTCAGCGTTTCATAAACAGCCAAATCAATGCCTGAATAAGGTATAATTCCAAGAAGAGATGGTATCAGCCCTTTATAGAACGCCCGAGGCCCCTCCTGAATCCATATATCTTTTGATAGTTTTCCCAGGTTGGGGACCTTTCCACCTTCACTTGCATGCGTTTGTAACCGAGTCTTAACAAGATCCATGGGATAGATGGCAGTCTGTGCTACTGCACCAGCCATGCCCCCAGCCACAAAACGTCCAGAAGCTCCAAGGTCACCCTGTTCCTCACCCTGCGTATGAGCAATCACATTTTTTAAGATCTCATAAGCGTAAAACCTAATTGCACTTTCAGGTGCAACCTTCATCACATTTAACCCATTGCCCCTAAAAAAGCTCAAGACACCACCGTCCTTCCATATTTCTCTGATAGTGGACCCAATAGAAGCACGATTAGTCTGAACTTGTAAAACCACCTTTAGCCTATCAAGGGGAGCTGTAAAGGTACGAGAAGTAGCTCCTGCAACTCCCCCAGCAAGGAAATATTTAACTGTATGAACATGCTTATTGATGCCTTCGGGTATGACAGCTTGTTCACCAATATCTACAAGACATACCCTCTCCCAgtatttgtaaatattttccAAGGTGGCCTCATGTGGATAAAGTAGAAGAAAATTTCTCCATTCTTCAAAAGTGATAATACCATTATTATCCTTATCAACATGTTCCACAAACCGTGCAAGTTCATCATCATCTATTTGTATCCctgcaataaaaaaaaaacagtccTCATTTATAAGAGGAAGACAAactataatgaaatgaatgaggCTAGGGAACACAAAATGAATGGCCTGGAAACATACATCCAGAAGAGATGAATATTCGCAATAGCAACATATTTAAGGAGTAATGATGAACTTTTGGTTTATAGATTCAAAAGGCTTTTCAAATGATCACCCAAACCTGTCCCTGCTCACATGCATCATTTGCACATGCATACGTACATATACTCTTCTTTTTTGTTAGATTAAGCAAAACAATCATTATACATCTCCACATGCTTTCTAGCCATGTCCAAATATAGGAAATAATGAATTAACTCATAGAGAAAGGCAATAGGAGCTTAAATAAGGACAAAATCTAAATGCAAAAGAAAGATACATAATAGCATCGATCAACTACTACTGCAAACTGTCACAAAGCCACCAATCAACATGGTATAGAAAGGTTATCAACCATTAAATTCAGCAACAATTCCTATGTTTTCTTGCAAATTAGTGTTATTTTTTACACAAGAAGAATGAAGATGAACAAATCTGTTTAGATGCAAGGCCATCAGAATATGTAATATCATCCAAGACAAGATAACATCACACCTACTTGATACACACAAGGGACTATTAAATCTCTCACATTGCAGCCACCCacccttttttctttcttgtacCTGTCTACCAAATGGAAATCTAAAATTAATTACTCATCCCCGAGGTGTAAAGGATATAAGTTTGGTCTAGTACAAAATGGAATGGATTCCAAGAAACAGAAAATCAGGGCTTCCAGTCGAACAAAAATTAGCAACTGAAGATGAAGCTCGTGCAAttttagcattgaattgaagCTAAATTATCACTTCGTAGCTAATAAACTGAAGCTCCTGCATAAACTATGCTTGTTCCCAGGCTCAATAAGGTTCCTAAGTGGCTGGTCTAAAAACACCACAAAAATGTGACTTTTTAGCATCAAAGAATCATGTAACCAACAAACTAGGCATATCATATTCTAGGTAATTAGTATCAGAAAAAATGAGGAGCAGGACATCCTTTTGAAAAGGAGGCAGTGGAAAGAACAATGAGGAACTGTCCAGAATAAGGCACCGGGGGCAGATGACTCACTACAGCATTCTTCCAACATGGTTAAAAAGTGGTTGGAGCTGGGAAGTGATGTCACGGAATGCGTAAACCATTTCCACTAATACAACTAAGTTGGTATTGACTAAGATGCATGAAGAGGATTTGAATTATTTCCTAATAGAATGTAGTTCTGCTGAAGCACAGTTATGATCCATAATATACCATATATAAATGGCGGAAGGATTGCAAGTTATATGGCAAGCAAGTTGGATGCTAGAAAGAACAGCTTATAGAAGACAACTAATTGTATAATGTGGTAGTAAGAAGAGAGGACTGATCAAACTTTCGAAGGAGTCGAAAATCCTAGAGTTAAAAGTCTCTTTTGTTTCTTCTGTAAAGACAATACACCTTTTTTGTATAGGTAGCTGGCTAGATTTTGGGATACTTAACTATTGATTCAACGATTGACATCATCCTGgcatacttttttttctttacaagtcaagacacacatcatcatcataccaTCTTGGCAATAGCAATGAAAGACAATTGAACTCACAAGACAAAAGTACAAGGATGGAAATTCTTAACTAAAGACAAGGCAACAATATTATCATCAATTAGGATTAAAGTTCGAGTCAGCGAAATAGTAAATACCAGCTTTTATAAGGGCATCCCAGAGCTCCTCAGGCAAGATACACCCATTGTGCTCCACATCAATAGCCTGAAAAATCCTATACAGCTCCAGCTCCTTATCATCCATATACTTTCTGAATTCCGGATAATCCACCCTCCCATCCTTATTCTTATCACATTCGGTCAACAATTCCCTAGCAAACTTATAATCCGCCGGAATTTGCATAGCAAACAACCCCTTCCCAATTTTCACAGAATCCAAGTAACCCACATTGTCGGAATCAAAGAAACTGAATAGACCTCTCATTCTAAGGTCCCTCTCTTCCTTAGTCTCCCTTAGTGCTGATAAAACATGGTCCACTGAAACCGGACCCGGCTTTTTCACCGGATTACAACAACCAGACGGGTCTTTAGCCGCCATTACCGGATGATTCACGTGCTCCGCTACAGCTCCAGACATAccgaacaaaaaaaaaattctgggTTCTTCACAGCATGAATTTTAATCAACTTCAGATCTAATAGAACATACGCAATAGTGCTTTTGATTTTCCTGTAGTGGGTCAATAAAGAAGCGAATTAGTTCCTCTGATAGAAAaagaatgataactattataaGAGAATATTTCTAAAGGATCAAAGAAGATCCGAAGAATAGACCCGTATAATATGCGGGCTTActtcatttcttcttcttcacggGTCAAGTAAAAGGAAGAAAGAGAACAGTTGAAGTTTTACCaaagttgaaaaaaagaaaaaactgatTAATTTATTACAAACCACTTTTACAGAAAACGTCAATGGCCGGTTTCAAACACACAAACGGacaaaaacaattcaaattcCTATACCAGTTAAGAGGTCCAATGGGGTTGAAGATGAACTTTGAACGCGGTTGTGGTGGTGAGTCGGTGAAGATGAACGCGCAGCAGCTACTACTactctgtgtgtgtgtgagagagagaaaaattttGCCAAAACATGTGGAAGAAAGACTTGAGGAGTGGTCAATTTATATGAAATGGGAATATGATTCATGCACATGTTCATTTGTTTTTATTCCCAAAGAGGTTCAATATGTCGCGGCGATAATAAATTTAtcagtaaattttatttaaatggaTAATATAAAAGATTTTTTCGTTTGAGCAAAAAGTTcttatgataaaataaagatttaaattgacttatttttaatatttttaactcttaatttcttttaagaaaaatatttaaataacagAATAAGGAATCGTTTAGTAGATTAtattaggaaaaataatatatacattattttactaACTTATTTTGGTacgattttttaattttcaattagCTATACACTCTATTGTATGTTAAGATGTGTATTACAATACTATAAATTTCTAGATATTAGcaatgaaatgattttaatgctatattaacataattaaaaactcAATTGTccctcaaaataattttttatatcttttctaATCATAATAATGGAGACTATAGAGTACctttatgaataatttattttatataatacatattctttttaatgtattaaatcaaataatgaataaaaatatttttatataattaatataaatataattgatatatacattatcaatataattttatcattaatatattttatttaatattatttttatacactctACTACTCTACtaaaccaaataattttttacaagTTGAAGAAGTACATAAAGAAAAGATCAAAAGTCAAAATACACCACTTttgatttttgtgttttaaCTGATAAATTGTTTTACTAAAGGCAATCCAAACaccacaaaattattttatcagaTATTTTAGGTCTTGAATTTTAGAAAAGCttttatgtgtattttaaagtgttcattacatatataaattaattattaatttttttaatacatttcaAAATTGATGATTGAATTTTACAATTTACTTAAGCTAAATTATCTAATACATATTACGTTAAAAGCATGAtggttttttaaaatattgaccaaatatttatctttttctttcgttaaaatatgataaaattgctatttgatttttaaaaaattattatctattattattttttctcaaataattatcatttattattttttcaaataagtattttttgtatttttttctcgaataattatcatttattaattttctaaaataaaagtcatttatttttttcctcaaaTAGTTATATCTAATTATTACCTTCGAATATTAATTGAACTTTGTTTTTCATAAGATAACAAAACTATCATTTACTCTTTTCcttaaataacttttatatattatttttcttaaataactgTCATTTATTATTTTCGTCAATGTTTATCATTTACTATTTTACCTCAAATAGTTCATCTAATTATTATCCTCAAATATTgattgaactttttgtttttcataagatgacaaaattatcatttaCTCTTTTACTTAAATAACTTATCTTAAATAATTGgcatttgtttattttctaaaataactattatttattattttcctcaaatagttttcatttaattattattctcaaatgttgattgaatttttttcccATTAAAAGATGATAagattatcaattattattttccttaaataattctaatttcattattttcctcaaataatttttatttattattttcctcGAATAAttgtcatttattattttttctcaaatagtTCTCATTAATTCTGTAAGTTCCtaattatttgtccatttttcctttttagttgttCCTAATTATTTatccatttttcctttttttagttgtccctaattacttatctactttgacaaatcaagaagagatttttttttaacctaTTACACCATCAattatttactttgaaaaacgTAAAACTTCTtg
This window encodes:
- the LOC107012426 gene encoding pentatricopeptide repeat-containing protein At5g61800, encoding MVQISCKQSTSFLIFTLKHQCKTISQIYQVHAQSVTNGFLFSFNSTFILTQILHSFTSLLSSLPSQPTTRYPSAIFNLIHNPSTFCYNTIIRAHTLLSSPNASFFYFIKMRRNSVPPDSHTFPFVLKASGLLNSLLLGKTLHSQALKFGFLVDAFVCNNLVHVYTISGSIGDARKVFDESCDRDVVSYNLIIDGYVKAGEIREAREVFNEMPVRDAVSYGTLLAGYAKMNQCRNAIELFDQMVMLNVKVDNVALVSALSACAQMGELEKGKTIHDYIKRKRIAIDSYLCTGLVDLYAKCGCIDIARELFEMSKDKKVFSWNAMLVGLAMHGYGQLLFDYFSRMVETGVQPDGVTFLALLVGCNHGGLIHEARRFFEEMEGVYGVPRELKHYGCMADLLARAGLIKEAMGMIEAMPMAGDVFVWGGLLGGCRTHGHVELAVKAAENVMEVKPGDGGVYSILANVFADAGRWDDLVDIRRKRDRVKIKKSAGCSLIQLNGVTHEFISWDDLHPQSNDIYSILNCLQRHIFQYY
- the LOC107012755 gene encoding calcium-binding mitochondrial carrier protein SCaMC-1-like, with translation MSGAVAEHVNHPVMAAKDPSGCCNPVKKPGPVSVDHVLSALRETKEERDLRMRGLFSFFDSDNVGYLDSVKIGKGLFAMQIPADYKFARELLTECDKNKDGRVDYPEFRKYMDDKELELYRIFQAIDVEHNGCILPEELWDALIKAGIQIDDDELARFVEHVDKDNNGIITFEEWRNFLLLYPHEATLENIYKYWERVCLVDIGEQAVIPEGINKHVHTVKYFLAGGVAGATSRTFTAPLDRLKVVLQVQTNRASIGSTIREIWKDGGVLSFFRGNGLNVMKVAPESAIRFYAYEILKNVIAHTQGEEQGDLGASGRFVAGGMAGAVAQTAIYPMDLVKTRLQTHASEGGKVPNLGKLSKDIWIQEGPRAFYKGLIPSLLGIIPYSGIDLAVYETLKDLSRTYILQDREPGALVQLGCGTISGALGATCVYPLQVIRTRMQAQPTNTEAAYSGMSDVFRRTLQHEGPRGFYKGLFPNLLKVVPAASITYIVYEYMKKNLDLK